The genomic DNA TCGTTGCCCGGTGATGTATTCATCCAGAATACGACATTTGGCGTCTCGCGTCTCTTCATCCATGGATGAGGCCGATGGAGCCAGACGGGTGTTCTCTCTGACGTAGAATGGTCGGAATAGCTTCTCGTATGCGgaccgcggcggcttcgagtcggcgacggctggcttCTGCGGGCTAACTGGCTTGGTGCCCTGAGCGTCGTCCGACTTCTTTGAACTGACGAAGAAGTTGAGACGCATTTGCTGGCGTTCCTTCTTTTCCAATTCTTCCTGCGCACGtttcttctcctcttctTTTTGGCGCCTCTTCTCAGCTTTGACGCGGTCCTCTGCCTCCTTCTTCATAcgcttctcctccctctccttgGCACGAGCAGCCTTTTCCTCTTCCAGCTTTGCCTGTTCAACTGCTTTTATGGCTGCCTTGGCCGCCCGCTCTTCGTCCAGCTTGGCCTTTTCAGCGGCCTTTTCGGCGGCCTTCAaggccgcctgctgctcttTCTCCTTCTTGCGCTCTGCAACTTCCTTTTCGCGAGCCGCCTCACGAGCGGCCTTTTCCTCTGGTGTCAGCTTTTTGGATTTGGCCGCGGGCTTGGCACTGGCCGTCGTGGAgagtgaagaagaaggcgtcgTCTTTTTCGGGAGGGTGGCGGATGCCGACTTTGTCGGAGTGAGGGGTGAAGGGGAGTTCCGCAcaggcgtgctgctgcccgtgtTTGTGAGGGCGGGTGAGCCATGCGGCGAAGATTGGACGAGGTTTCCGGAGATGGGGGCGAGCACTAAACAGTCAGCACCGTCTGGGACTGGGGCCGGGGCAGTGACTGTACAGGAATCCCCAGTCGGACGGACGGTGCCTGTGAATGCCGACTTGGCGGCAGAGCCCTCTTCCGCCTTCACTATGTCGGCCGCAAACTCGTCGTGGCTGCGCTTTCGACCCGCGGCCTCTGACTCCTGGATGTTGGGGTCCATCGTGAACAGCGGCATTGAAGCGAGTGGGTAGCACGAGTTTGCCGCAGGAGATCCCCGGGTTATCAGATTGGAGTCGAAGATGCCGTGTTGATCATGTGCCGTCGTAGTCAAAAGGAGACGTCTCGTGGCAAGGAAACAGGAAAAAAAGGTGACAGTATCCGCGTCAGACAGGAATGGATGGGCACATGTGCTTTCGTATGTACTTCGTTCTCGTACGACGAACGAATGCGG from Purpureocillium takamizusanense chromosome 4, complete sequence includes the following:
- a CDS encoding uncharacterized protein (COG:B~EggNog:ENOG503NTYC), whose amino-acid sequence is MRPVTNCYRSGHATAPHGPLRVERASLSPRASILCHLFVHPHSFVVRERSTYESTCAHPFLSDADTVTFFSCFLATRRLLLTTTAHDQHGIFDSNLITRGSPAANSCYPLASMPLFTMDPNIQESEAAGRKRSHDEFAADIVKAEEGSAAKSAFTGTVRPTGDSLLAPISGNLVQSSPHGSPALTNTGSSTPVRNSPSPLTPTKSASATLPKKTTPSSSLSTTASAKPAAKSKKLTPEEKAAREAAREKEVAERKKEKEQQAALKAAEKAAEKAKLDEERAAKAAIKAVEQAKLEEEKAARAKEREEKRMKKEAEDRVKAEKRRQKEEEKKRAQEELEKKERQQMRLNFFVSSKKSDDAQGTKPVSPQKPAVADSKPPRSAYEKLFRPFYVRENTRLAPSASSMDEETRDAKCRILDEYITGQRVHECKAGAFDSVELLSLPCKPPRRGKLHHPVRHIMEKAFKEAEKTGTTGGSAENTLETVRKQLSRVPMKVIAFSQDVRPAYYGTVTFKPFAMGPGNMHKLARRTTDRRSPLDYDYDSEAEWQDEEGEDVDVDDDDEDLDDEDDMDGFLDDSEDAGLARRIFANTMEPESTGLCFEDHNRLGPNRAVYEHKMEFIHEGLSHTWGIDPWSGQYWETEQKSKAGKGTQPGEGPGKMAPPPTPANAFAALGANSGAAPGPVKLVKSELLNDVKRAILDNKALSKAGTIDFIFHQLRGNVSRAEVKNTVELVAEKTGTGRTKEWSLRPGHEISL